From Sphingomonas nostoxanthinifaciens, a single genomic window includes:
- a CDS encoding MucR family transcriptional regulator: MAIENQELITLTADIVAAHVSNNSVPTAEVATLIQSVYSALQSVDSPAAEPQPEKPRGAVSLRASIKPEYLVSMIDGKQYKMLRRHISQHGYTPESYRETFGLPRDYPMVASNYAEQRRALAHKIGLGRKPRAAVEDAVVEAPKRRGRKPRETVEA; encoded by the coding sequence GTGGCTATCGAAAATCAGGAACTGATTACCCTCACCGCCGACATTGTCGCAGCGCATGTGAGCAACAACAGCGTGCCGACTGCCGAGGTCGCGACCCTGATCCAGAGCGTCTACAGCGCGCTGCAGTCGGTCGACAGCCCGGCCGCCGAGCCGCAGCCGGAAAAGCCGCGTGGCGCCGTGTCGCTCCGTGCCTCAATCAAGCCGGAATATCTGGTCAGCATGATCGACGGCAAGCAGTACAAGATGCTGCGCCGGCACATCTCGCAGCACGGTTATACGCCGGAGAGCTATCGCGAGACGTTCGGCCTGCCGCGCGATTATCCGATGGTCGCGTCCAACTATGCCGAGCAGCGCCGCGCGCTCGCGCACAAGATCGGCCTGGGTCGCAAGCCCCGCGCCGCAGTCGAGGATGCGGTTGTCGAGGCACCCAAGCGTCGTGGCCGCAAGCCGCGCGAGACCGTGGAGGCGTAA
- the hslV gene encoding ATP-dependent protease subunit HslV yields MSEDKIGWHGTTIVSVRRGGKVVVAGDGQVSLGNTVIKPNAKKVRRLGDGNVIAGFAGATADAFTLFERLERKLEAHRGQLLRAAVELAKDWRTDKYLRNLEAMMIVADKDVTLILTGNGDVLEPDAGIAAIGSGGNYALAAARALLDYEQDAETIARRAMAIAAEVCVFTNGNVTAETLDSAA; encoded by the coding sequence ATGAGCGAAGACAAGATTGGCTGGCACGGCACGACGATCGTGTCGGTGCGACGCGGCGGTAAAGTGGTGGTGGCGGGCGACGGCCAGGTTAGCCTGGGTAATACTGTCATCAAGCCCAATGCGAAGAAGGTGCGGCGACTGGGCGACGGCAATGTGATCGCCGGGTTCGCCGGCGCGACTGCCGACGCCTTTACCCTGTTCGAGCGGCTCGAGCGCAAGCTGGAGGCGCATCGCGGCCAGTTGCTGCGCGCCGCCGTCGAACTCGCCAAGGATTGGCGCACCGACAAGTATCTGCGCAACCTCGAGGCGATGATGATCGTCGCCGACAAGGACGTGACGTTGATCCTGACGGGCAATGGCGACGTGCTGGAGCCCGACGCCGGCATCGCCGCGATCGGCTCGGGCGGCAATTATGCGCTCGCCGCCGCGCGCGCGCTGCTCGATTACGAGCAGGATGCCGAGACGATCGCCCGGCGCGCGATGGCGATCGCGGCAGAGGTGTGCGTCTTCACCAACGGCAACGTGACCGCCGAGACGCTCGACAGCGCCGCCTGA
- the hslU gene encoding ATP-dependent protease ATPase subunit HslU, with protein MNDALTPKAIVAALDSHIVGQDDAKRAVAVAMRNRWRRQKLAPELRDEVSPKNILMIGPTGCGKTEISRRLAKLADAPFVKVEATKFTEVGYVGRDVEQIARDLVEEAVRLEKERRRVAVKDKAEDAAMARLIDALVGKDASEATRSAFRQRFSDGHLDESEVEIEVEDSGGAPMEIPGLGGQVGMINLGDIMGKLGGGRTKRRKLPVRAAWTKLVEEEADKRLDQDEVNRAALADAEANGIVFLDEIDKIAVSDVRGGSVSREGVQRDLLPLIEGTTVATKYGPMKTDHILFIASGAFHVAKPSDLLPELQGRLPIRVELKPLTEEDFVRILSATRASLTEQYRALIATEQVEVVFTEDGIAAIARIAAQVNQSIENIGARRLQTVMEKLLEEVSFHAEDRTGTTVTVDAAYVDAQLADVARDTDLSKYVL; from the coding sequence ATGAACGACGCCCTCACGCCCAAGGCCATTGTCGCCGCGCTCGACAGCCATATCGTCGGTCAGGACGACGCCAAGCGCGCGGTCGCGGTGGCGATGCGCAACCGTTGGCGCCGCCAGAAGCTGGCGCCCGAACTGCGCGACGAAGTGTCACCCAAGAATATCCTGATGATCGGGCCGACCGGCTGCGGCAAGACCGAGATCAGCCGCCGTCTGGCCAAGCTTGCCGACGCGCCGTTCGTGAAGGTCGAGGCGACCAAGTTCACCGAGGTCGGCTATGTCGGCCGCGACGTCGAGCAGATCGCGCGCGATCTGGTCGAGGAGGCGGTCCGTCTGGAGAAAGAGCGCCGCCGCGTGGCGGTGAAGGACAAGGCCGAAGATGCGGCGATGGCGCGGCTGATCGACGCGCTCGTCGGCAAGGATGCGTCGGAGGCGACGCGCAGCGCTTTCCGCCAGCGCTTCAGCGACGGCCATCTCGACGAGTCCGAGGTGGAGATCGAGGTCGAGGACAGCGGCGGCGCGCCGATGGAAATTCCCGGCCTCGGCGGCCAGGTCGGCATGATCAACCTCGGCGACATCATGGGCAAATTGGGCGGCGGCCGCACCAAGCGGCGCAAGCTCCCCGTGCGCGCCGCCTGGACCAAGCTGGTCGAGGAAGAGGCCGACAAGCGCCTCGACCAGGACGAGGTCAACCGCGCCGCGTTGGCCGACGCGGAGGCGAACGGCATCGTCTTCCTCGACGAGATCGACAAGATTGCGGTTTCCGACGTGCGCGGCGGCTCGGTCAGCCGCGAGGGCGTCCAGCGCGATCTGCTGCCGCTGATCGAGGGCACCACCGTCGCCACCAAATATGGGCCGATGAAGACCGACCATATCCTGTTCATCGCCAGCGGCGCCTTCCACGTCGCCAAGCCGAGCGACCTGCTGCCCGAGCTGCAGGGGCGGCTGCCGATCCGCGTCGAGCTCAAGCCGCTGACAGAGGAGGATTTCGTCCGCATCCTCTCCGCGACGCGCGCATCGCTGACCGAACAATATCGCGCATTGATCGCGACCGAGCAGGTCGAGGTGGTCTTCACCGAAGACGGCATCGCCGCGATCGCCCGCATCGCCGCGCAGGTGAACCAGAGCATCGAGAATATCGGCGCGCGTCGTCTGCAGACGGTGATGGAGAAACTGCTGGAGGAGGTGAGCTTCCATGCGGAGGATCGCACCGGCACGACCGTGACGGTCGACGCCGCCTATGTCGACGCCCAACTGGCCGACGTGGCGCGCGATACCGATCTCAGCAAATACGTGTTGTAG
- a CDS encoding PIN domain-containing protein, translating into MAERCFLDTNILLYAVSRDPTEVDKSRVAQALVLDASCTLSVQVCQEFVHQATRPTGRFGMTLEEARRVLHAVRHLPIQETTLALFEAALAVSARTGYSIWDSLIVAAAQALGCNILYTEDLQDGRIIDRLRIVNPFREGAFVP; encoded by the coding sequence GTGGCTGAGCGCTGCTTTCTCGACACGAATATCCTGCTCTACGCGGTCAGCCGTGATCCAACTGAAGTCGATAAGAGCCGGGTAGCGCAAGCGCTCGTCCTGGACGCATCGTGCACGCTCTCAGTGCAGGTCTGTCAGGAGTTCGTCCACCAGGCGACGCGCCCGACGGGGCGCTTCGGCATGACGTTGGAGGAAGCGCGGCGTGTCCTCCACGCTGTTCGTCATCTTCCAATTCAAGAGACCACGCTTGCGTTGTTCGAAGCGGCGCTCGCAGTGAGCGCACGGACCGGCTATTCGATCTGGGACAGCCTGATCGTGGCGGCCGCACAGGCGCTCGGCTGCAACATTCTCTACACCGAAGACCTGCAGGACGGGCGGATCATCGATCGCCTGCGCATCGTAAACCCGTTCCGCGAAGGAGCTTTCGTCCCTTGA
- a CDS encoding DedA family protein, whose translation MTERILAPIAGWIIAIISAGGYAGIVGLMAIESACIPLPSEIIMPFAGYLVSTGRFGLLAVATAGALGCNLGSVMAYEVGKRGGRPFVERYGRYVLLNMHDLELAERFFARWGSATVLVCRLLPFVRSFIAFPAGVARMPLGRFHLYTFVGSWPWCFALAWVGMKLGAAWRTDPRLGRVLHSADAVVIVVLAAAVAWFVWHQIAKRRVNHD comes from the coding sequence ATCACCGAACGCATCCTCGCACCCATCGCTGGATGGATCATCGCCATCATCTCGGCCGGCGGCTATGCCGGCATCGTCGGCCTGATGGCGATCGAGAGCGCGTGCATCCCGCTGCCGTCGGAGATCATCATGCCGTTCGCCGGCTATCTCGTCTCGACCGGCCGGTTCGGGCTGCTCGCGGTCGCGACCGCAGGCGCGCTCGGCTGCAATCTCGGCTCGGTGATGGCGTATGAGGTCGGCAAGCGCGGCGGGCGGCCGTTCGTCGAGCGTTACGGGCGCTACGTGCTGCTCAACATGCACGATCTCGAACTGGCGGAGCGCTTCTTCGCGCGCTGGGGCAGCGCGACCGTGCTCGTCTGCCGCCTGCTGCCGTTTGTGCGCTCGTTCATCGCCTTTCCCGCGGGCGTCGCGCGCATGCCGCTCGGACGCTTTCACCTCTACACCTTCGTCGGTTCGTGGCCGTGGTGCTTCGCGCTCGCATGGGTGGGGATGAAGCTGGGCGCGGCATGGCGCACCGATCCGCGCCTCGGCCGCGTGCTCCATTCGGCCGATGCAGTGGTGATCGTCGTGCTGGCCGCGGCCGTGGCGTGGTTCGTGTGGCACCAGATCGCCAAGCGCCGGGTAAACCACGATTGA
- a CDS encoding PEPxxWA-CTERM sorting domain-containing protein, whose product MATEYVQNGNFSQTTATGSQQISSSDGKTQYLTGWTNTTDGSYPGYNFIVQGNDGTTAGGIANNTGGKLYFWGKTSDAAGAASNGFTNSASIGGSGGNYLAADGAYQTALVYQVITGLTVGQQYDLTFNWAGAQQHGYDGVTTDNWTAYFGTSTSSYQSYTTDTVTDANHGFTGWQAASTTFTATATTEILGFLAKGTPNGEPPFSLLDDVSLTNHVAAVPEPASWAMCVGGFGLLGGALRRRRPVASMA is encoded by the coding sequence TTGGCGACTGAATATGTCCAGAACGGAAACTTCTCGCAGACGACTGCGACGGGTTCGCAGCAGATTTCATCTTCCGATGGAAAGACGCAGTATCTGACCGGCTGGACGAATACGACCGATGGTTCGTATCCGGGCTATAACTTCATCGTCCAGGGCAATGACGGCACTACGGCCGGCGGCATCGCCAACAACACCGGCGGCAAGCTCTACTTCTGGGGCAAGACCAGCGACGCGGCGGGTGCCGCCTCGAACGGCTTCACCAACAGCGCCTCGATCGGCGGCAGCGGCGGCAACTATCTGGCGGCCGACGGCGCCTACCAGACCGCGCTGGTCTATCAGGTCATCACCGGCCTGACGGTCGGTCAGCAGTACGACCTGACGTTCAACTGGGCCGGTGCGCAGCAGCACGGCTATGACGGCGTCACCACCGACAACTGGACCGCTTATTTCGGCACCAGCACGTCGAGCTATCAGAGCTACACCACCGACACCGTGACCGACGCCAACCACGGCTTCACCGGCTGGCAGGCGGCGAGCACGACCTTCACCGCGACCGCGACGACCGAGATCCTCGGCTTCCTCGCCAAGGGCACGCCGAACGGCGAGCCGCCCTTCTCGCTGCTCGACGACGTGTCGCTGACCAACCACGTCGCGGCGGTGCCGGAGCCGGCCAGCTGGGCGATGTGCGTCGGCGGTTTCGGCCTGCTGGGTGGCGCGCTCCGTCGTCGCCGTCCCGTGGCGTCGATGGCCTGA
- a CDS encoding sterol desaturase family protein, which produces MGIHGLIVDVARLLIWLALLSAILVPVERWFALRPGHRTSAATAADLGFYFLNSLLPGLLLGFPVAALAAVAHRLLPSGYFGWLNSLPLWLQLVASFVVGEIGFYWGHRWSHTVPLLWRFHALHHRPDHLDWLVNTRAHPVDIVFGRLCGLAPIYLTGLAGRGAGADNLPAILFTIAGTIWGFLLHANIRWTPRWLEPLLATPRFHHWHHVKSGPIDRNYASMLPVMDRMFGTLHMPTTRAWPEDYGVREADAAPIAETRPASA; this is translated from the coding sequence ATGGGCATCCACGGATTGATCGTCGACGTCGCCCGCTTGCTCATCTGGCTCGCCCTCCTGTCGGCGATCCTGGTGCCGGTCGAACGGTGGTTCGCGCTTCGGCCGGGCCACCGCACCTCCGCCGCCACGGCCGCCGATCTCGGGTTTTACTTTCTGAACAGCCTGCTGCCGGGGCTGTTGCTGGGTTTCCCGGTGGCGGCGCTGGCAGCAGTCGCGCATCGACTGTTGCCGTCGGGCTATTTCGGCTGGCTCAATAGCCTGCCGCTCTGGCTTCAGCTCGTCGCCAGCTTCGTGGTCGGCGAGATCGGCTTCTACTGGGGCCATCGCTGGAGCCACACGGTGCCGTTGCTGTGGCGCTTTCATGCACTGCACCATCGCCCGGATCATCTCGACTGGCTGGTCAACACCCGCGCGCATCCGGTCGACATCGTGTTCGGCCGGCTCTGCGGGCTCGCGCCGATTTATCTGACCGGCCTCGCCGGGCGCGGCGCCGGCGCGGACAACCTGCCGGCGATCCTGTTCACAATCGCCGGCACGATCTGGGGCTTCCTGCTCCACGCCAATATCCGCTGGACGCCGCGCTGGCTGGAGCCCCTGCTCGCCACGCCGCGCTTCCACCACTGGCATCACGTCAAATCGGGGCCGATCGATCGCAATTATGCGTCGATGCTGCCCGTGATGGACCGGATGTTCGGCACGCTGCACATGCCGACGACGCGCGCATGGCCCGAGGATTACGGGGTGCGCGAGGCCGATGCGGCGCCGATCGCCGAAACCCGCCCCGCTTCGGCCTGA
- a CDS encoding DEAD/DEAH box helicase, with protein sequence MTQFSDLGLAQPLQEALAAKGYTTPTPIQAQAIPPVLSGRDLCGIAQTGTGKTAAFALPSLHRLAESAKPRQQKSCRMLVLAPTRELASQIAESFVAYGKNMRLSVTTVFGGVPIPRQVRALSSGVDILVATPGRLLDLIDQRALTLRDVEILVLDEADQMLDLGFIHSLRRIHALVPKKRQTLFFSATMPKTIAELGDAFLTDSVKVSVAPPSTTAERVEQCVTFVNQGEKQALLTLTIRATQIDRALVFTRTKHGADRVVKHLQAAGIACNAIHGNKSQPQRERALAAFKSGEAPILVATDIAARGIDVSGVSHVFNFELPNVPEQYVHRIGRTARAGATGIAISFVADDERAYLRSIEKLTRVKPAIVPLPEDFIAEQARLPKPKVETRPQGHGRPDARRHDGERPAGGAPKRHFGPRKGAPGAHRNAVRKTSGR encoded by the coding sequence TTGACTCAATTTTCAGACCTAGGCCTCGCGCAACCGCTGCAGGAGGCGCTCGCCGCCAAGGGCTATACCACCCCGACGCCGATCCAGGCGCAGGCCATTCCCCCGGTTCTGTCCGGCCGCGATCTGTGTGGTATCGCCCAGACCGGCACCGGCAAGACCGCCGCATTCGCGCTGCCGTCGCTCCACCGCCTCGCCGAGAGCGCCAAGCCGCGCCAGCAGAAGAGCTGCCGCATGCTGGTGCTGGCGCCGACGCGCGAGCTGGCCAGCCAGATCGCCGAAAGCTTCGTCGCTTACGGCAAGAATATGCGCCTGTCGGTCACGACCGTGTTCGGCGGCGTGCCGATCCCGCGCCAGGTGCGCGCGCTGAGCTCGGGCGTCGACATCCTCGTCGCCACCCCCGGCCGCCTGCTCGACCTAATCGACCAGCGCGCGCTGACGTTGCGCGACGTCGAGATCCTGGTGCTCGACGAGGCCGACCAGATGCTCGACCTCGGCTTCATCCATTCGCTGCGCCGCATCCACGCGCTGGTGCCGAAGAAGCGCCAGACGTTGTTCTTCTCGGCCACCATGCCGAAGACGATCGCCGAGCTGGGCGACGCCTTCCTGACCGATTCGGTCAAGGTGTCGGTCGCGCCGCCCTCGACCACGGCCGAGCGCGTCGAGCAGTGCGTGACCTTCGTCAACCAGGGCGAGAAGCAGGCTTTGCTCACGCTGACGATTCGCGCGACCCAGATCGATCGCGCGCTGGTCTTCACGCGCACCAAGCATGGCGCCGACCGTGTGGTGAAGCACCTGCAGGCCGCCGGCATCGCCTGCAACGCGATCCACGGCAACAAAAGCCAGCCGCAGCGCGAGCGCGCGCTGGCCGCGTTCAAGTCGGGCGAGGCCCCGATCCTGGTGGCGACCGACATCGCCGCGCGCGGCATCGACGTCTCCGGCGTCAGCCACGTGTTCAACTTCGAGCTGCCGAACGTGCCCGAGCAATATGTCCACCGCATCGGCCGCACCGCGCGCGCCGGCGCGACCGGCATCGCCATCTCGTTCGTCGCGGATGACGAGCGCGCTTATCTGCGCAGCATCGAGAAGCTCACCCGCGTGAAGCCGGCGATCGTGCCGCTGCCCGAGGACTTCATCGCCGAGCAGGCACGCCTGCCCAAGCCGAAGGTCGAGACGCGGCCGCAGGGCCATGGTCGTCCCGACGCGCGCCGCCACGATGGCGAGCGGCCGGCGGGTGGCGCGCCCAAGCGCCACTTCGGCCCGCGCAAGGGCGCACCCGGCGCGCACCGCAACGCCGTCCGCAAGACCAGCGGGCGCTAA
- a CDS encoding NifU family protein, whose amino-acid sequence MLIETEATPNPATLMFMPGQLVMAAGGTRDFADADEAAASPLAQALFDLGDVEGVFFGRDFVSVTAGEGVDWRDLKPQVLSVLLDHFSSQAPLFTPGSAGGIHIDDDAGFSDDPADADIVDQIKELIETRVRPAVARDGGDIVYRGFEKGTVYLAMHGACSGCPSSTATLKQGIEQLLKHYVPEVTEVRAA is encoded by the coding sequence ATGTTGATCGAGACCGAAGCCACCCCCAATCCGGCGACCCTGATGTTCATGCCAGGCCAGCTCGTGATGGCCGCCGGCGGCACGCGCGACTTTGCCGATGCCGACGAGGCAGCCGCCTCGCCGCTCGCGCAGGCGCTGTTCGACCTCGGCGATGTCGAGGGCGTGTTCTTCGGGCGCGATTTCGTGTCGGTCACCGCGGGCGAGGGCGTCGACTGGCGCGACCTGAAGCCGCAAGTGCTGAGCGTGCTGCTCGATCATTTCTCCAGCCAAGCGCCGTTATTCACCCCCGGCAGCGCGGGCGGCATCCATATCGACGATGATGCCGGTTTCAGCGACGACCCGGCCGACGCCGACATCGTCGACCAGATCAAGGAGTTGATCGAGACGCGGGTGCGGCCGGCGGTCGCGCGCGACGGCGGCGACATCGTCTATCGTGGCTTCGAGAAAGGCACGGTCTATCTCGCGATGCACGGCGCCTGCTCGGGCTGTCCGTCGTCGACCGCGACGTTGAAGCAGGGCATCGAGCAGTTGCTCAAACATTATGTGCCCGAAGTGACCGAGGTCCGCGCCGCCTGA
- a CDS encoding malonic semialdehyde reductase: MFDALPDAVLDRVFRTARTANHYLDTPVPEALLRDLWDLMKWGPTSANQMPARIIWCVSQEAKDRLADCASGANAPKIKAAPVTAIIGMDLEFYEKLPKLFPHVDARAWFVGNEPLIRESAFRNSTLQGAYFVVAARLLGLDAGPMSGFNAAAVDEAFFAGASIRTNFIATLGYGDFSNVHPRLERLSFEDATQLR, translated from the coding sequence ATGTTTGACGCGCTGCCCGACGCCGTGCTCGATCGTGTGTTCCGCACGGCACGCACCGCCAACCATTATCTCGATACGCCGGTGCCCGAAGCACTGCTGCGCGATCTGTGGGATCTGATGAAGTGGGGCCCGACCTCGGCGAACCAGATGCCGGCGCGGATTATCTGGTGCGTCAGCCAGGAGGCGAAGGACAGGCTCGCCGATTGCGCGTCGGGCGCCAACGCGCCCAAGATCAAGGCGGCGCCGGTCACCGCGATCATTGGCATGGACCTGGAATTCTACGAAAAGCTGCCGAAGCTCTTCCCGCATGTCGATGCGCGCGCGTGGTTCGTCGGCAACGAGCCGCTGATCCGCGAATCGGCCTTCCGCAATTCGACGCTGCAGGGTGCCTATTTCGTCGTCGCGGCGCGGCTGCTGGGCCTCGATGCGGGGCCGATGTCGGGCTTCAACGCGGCTGCGGTGGACGAGGCGTTCTTCGCCGGCGCCAGCATCCGCACCAATTTCATCGCGACGCTCGGCTATGGCGATTTCTCCAACGTCCATCCGCGGCTCGAGCGCCTGAGCTTCGAGGACGCGACCCAGCTTCGCTGA
- the tsaB gene encoding tRNA (adenosine(37)-N6)-threonylcarbamoyltransferase complex dimerization subunit type 1 TsaB: protein MTTLVIETATAACSVALIDGAHVVAAAHEIVGRGHAERLVPMIGEVLAAAGIARADAVLVDCGPGSFTGIRVGLAAARAFGLAWGVPVHGYSAPALIAVRGDGATVAVAIEGGHGEIFVQRFASAPFAPLDSVRSLRPEAAATEIAEATVLGSGAQALVVARGSGHAELRMPNAADAVLLPEPLAALPATPLYGRAPDAVPPR from the coding sequence GTGACGACGCTCGTCATCGAAACCGCGACCGCTGCCTGTTCGGTGGCGCTGATCGATGGCGCGCACGTCGTCGCCGCCGCGCACGAGATTGTCGGCCGCGGCCATGCCGAGCGGCTGGTGCCGATGATCGGCGAGGTGCTGGCGGCGGCGGGCATCGCCCGCGCCGATGCGGTGCTGGTCGATTGCGGGCCGGGCAGCTTCACCGGCATTCGCGTCGGGCTGGCGGCGGCGCGCGCCTTCGGGCTCGCATGGGGCGTCCCGGTGCACGGCTACAGCGCGCCGGCGCTGATCGCGGTGCGTGGAGACGGTGCGACGGTGGCGGTCGCGATCGAGGGCGGCCATGGCGAGATCTTCGTCCAGCGCTTCGCATCCGCGCCGTTCGCCCCGCTCGATTCGGTCCGCTCGCTGCGACCGGAGGCGGCCGCCACCGAGATTGCGGAGGCGACCGTGCTTGGCAGCGGCGCCCAAGCCCTTGTCGTCGCACGCGGAAGCGGGCATGCCGAGCTTCGCATGCCCAACGCCGCTGACGCCGTTCTGCTGCCCGAGCCGCTGGCCGCCCTGCCGGCGACGCCGCTCTACGGCCGGGCGCCGGACGCCGTGCCGCCGCGGTGA
- a CDS encoding GNAT family N-acetyltransferase codes for MTAAITLREGGAAEIAELMTVMECAFDPAFGEAWNRGQCLGILSLPDVWLSLATQADTPIGFALSRLLVDDAELLLLAVAPDARGQGAGAALIERTAGIAATRGAERLLLEVRDGNAALGLYTRTGFGPIGRRQGYYRGVDGRSHDALTLARPLG; via the coding sequence GTGACCGCCGCGATCACGCTGCGCGAGGGCGGGGCGGCAGAAATTGCCGAGCTGATGACGGTCATGGAGTGTGCGTTCGATCCTGCGTTCGGCGAGGCGTGGAATCGCGGCCAGTGCCTCGGCATCCTCTCGCTTCCCGACGTCTGGCTCAGCCTCGCCACGCAGGCCGATACGCCGATCGGCTTCGCACTCAGCCGATTGCTGGTCGACGATGCCGAACTGCTGCTGCTGGCCGTCGCACCCGACGCGCGCGGCCAGGGCGCCGGCGCGGCCCTGATCGAGCGGACCGCCGGCATTGCCGCGACGCGCGGCGCGGAGCGGCTGCTGCTTGAGGTCCGCGACGGCAATGCGGCGCTCGGCCTCTATACACGCACAGGATTCGGCCCGATCGGTCGCCGGCAGGGTTATTATCGGGGTGTGGACGGCCGCAGCCACGACGCGCTGACGCTGGCGCGACCGCTCGGCTGA
- a CDS encoding Fur family transcriptional regulator: MTRKIDVESLCADKGLRITEQRRVIARVLSEAEDHPDVEALHARAAAIDPGISIATVYRTVRLFEDAGILERHDFGDGRARYEAAAEDHHDHLIDVETGRVIEFVDQEVEVLQRRIAERLGFRLVDHRMELYGVPLDRGE, translated from the coding sequence ATGACCCGCAAGATCGATGTCGAATCCCTCTGCGCGGACAAGGGCCTGCGCATCACCGAACAGCGTCGCGTGATCGCCCGCGTACTGTCCGAGGCCGAAGACCATCCCGATGTGGAGGCGCTGCACGCACGCGCCGCCGCGATCGATCCCGGCATTTCGATTGCCACCGTCTATCGTACGGTGCGGCTATTCGAGGATGCCGGCATCCTCGAACGGCACGATTTCGGCGACGGTCGCGCGCGCTACGAGGCGGCGGCGGAAGATCATCACGATCATCTGATCGACGTCGAGACCGGCCGGGTGATCGAGTTCGTCGACCAGGAGGTCGAAGTGCTGCAGCGGCGCATCGCCGAGCGGCTGGGCTTCCGCCTCGTCGATCACCGCATGGAATTGTACGGCGTGCCGCTCGATCGCGGCGAATAG
- a CDS encoding lysophospholipid acyltransferase family protein, producing the protein MRPLGLFRLVAVVLLLAVCVPCFLVTRAFGKGDFWVRTFLARMGWLLGLRVRVVGRPLPANVLFAANHSSWLDILTLGGEARARFIAKSEIEGWGLVGTLARLAGSVFVSRDRRSATRAQADAVALALREGRPVALFAEGGTGDGVLLDPFRPALFAAAVEAGSAVQPVAIDYGTRNAEMAWPDGMRFSEEMKRILNRPGRIDVTIHFMPALDARALGRKELAGRAQAAVADALGRPLRLAA; encoded by the coding sequence ATGCGCCCGTTGGGCCTGTTCCGCCTCGTCGCGGTCGTGCTGCTGCTCGCGGTCTGCGTGCCGTGTTTCCTCGTCACGCGGGCGTTCGGCAAGGGCGACTTCTGGGTGCGCACCTTCCTCGCGCGGATGGGGTGGCTGCTCGGCCTGCGCGTGCGGGTCGTCGGCCGGCCGCTGCCGGCGAACGTGCTGTTCGCCGCGAACCACAGCAGCTGGCTCGATATCCTGACGTTGGGCGGCGAGGCCCGCGCGCGCTTCATCGCCAAGTCCGAGATCGAGGGGTGGGGCCTCGTCGGCACTCTCGCGCGGTTGGCGGGGAGCGTGTTCGTCAGCCGCGATCGGCGCAGCGCGACCCGTGCGCAGGCCGATGCGGTGGCGCTGGCGCTGCGCGAGGGGCGTCCGGTGGCGTTGTTCGCCGAGGGCGGCACCGGCGACGGCGTGCTGCTCGACCCGTTCCGCCCGGCCTTGTTCGCGGCGGCGGTGGAAGCCGGCTCGGCGGTCCAGCCGGTCGCGATCGACTACGGCACGCGCAACGCCGAGATGGCGTGGCCGGACGGCATGCGCTTTTCGGAGGAGATGAAGCGCATCCTCAACCGGCCGGGGCGGATCGACGTCACGATCCATTTCATGCCCGCGCTGGATGCGCGCGCGCTTGGCCGCAAGGAATTGGCGGGGCGTGCGCAGGCGGCGGTGGCGGATGCGCTGGGGCGGCCGCTGCGGCTCGCGGCCTGA
- a CDS encoding CarD family transcriptional regulator has product MAAKALSFVVGDYVVYPKHGVGRVVELQSQEIAGAKLELYVLRFEKERMTLRVPTNKAESVGMRKLSSNVTMNEALACLKGKPKVKRTMWSRRAQEYEAKINSGDLVSIAEVVRDLFRAEDQPEQSYSERQIFEAACSRLARELAAMEQIDEPAAQVKILDILRAAAAIHNKA; this is encoded by the coding sequence ATGGCTGCCAAGGCGCTCAGCTTCGTCGTCGGCGACTATGTCGTTTATCCCAAGCATGGCGTGGGCCGCGTCGTCGAACTGCAAAGCCAGGAAATCGCCGGCGCCAAGCTCGAACTCTACGTCCTGCGGTTCGAAAAGGAGCGCATGACGCTCCGCGTTCCGACCAACAAGGCCGAGAGTGTCGGCATGCGCAAGCTCTCGTCCAACGTGACGATGAACGAGGCGCTCGCCTGTCTGAAGGGCAAGCCCAAGGTCAAGCGCACGATGTGGTCGCGGCGCGCGCAGGAATATGAAGCGAAGATCAACTCGGGCGACCTCGTGTCGATCGCCGAGGTGGTGCGCGATCTATTCCGTGCCGAAGATCAGCCCGAGCAGAGCTATTCCGAGCGGCAGATCTTCGAAGCGGCATGCAGCCGCCTCGCCCGCGAGCTTGCGGCGATGGAGCAGATCGACGAGCCGGCGGCACAGGTGAAGATCCTCGACATCCTCCGCGCCGCGGCGGCGATCCACAACAAGGCCTGA